ATAACAATTCAGCATATTGAAGCTTTTCAAGTCGCATACGAGATATACaagaatgaatttttttcatccGCCTTGCCATTTATACAAACTTCTTAGATAGGATTTTTGAATCGATCGAATCGAAAATTACACGGCTGAAGAAGCGTAGTCCGAGTATCGATACGTTTCGATTTCGCGCGTTCTCCTCGCAGTCTTGGATCCTCGAGTGTAGGGTATCCTTAAACTCCTTCTTAGGAACATCTCCGCGGCCCCTGACAGGCTTGACTAATGGTCATCCTACGTCCGCCCTTCGGCTTTATAGTTCTCCGTCTTTTCTCTCTCCGTGATGCTCACGCAACGCGACATCTCCGTCTCTCTGCTTTCGCAGCGTCGAGGATATCAACCGCTTCGAGAGCGTTCTAGTTCTCTAACGAAAGAGATCAATGAGTTTTCTAACTTGCCCGAAATAATCATCTCAGATTTTCTCGGCGAATCGTACAAATGTTTCGACCGTAgcgaatattttttcggaaaatcTTCTGCgtgaatttaattttcaatagaaactcgaatattttgacaatttatttcaaCGGATCTTACGATCCTAATGCGCTTTGAAATAGATACCAGTGACAAAGTATATCGAAgcttatatacatatgtatatctaAATATACGTTAAATAGTTTAACAATTGACAGAATACTGGAAAACTGGAGAAAAAGTCTTATTTCTATTACGAATGTTAATTAGAAATGACCTGTGCAAAAGAACGAAATTATCTGTTACTAAATAAAAGGACTTTTTCCCATGTCCCTACAACTGTTTCAACCAACCCTCGTATGGTGAAACGAATTCTCAGGGATTCTTTCTCGAGTCTACAAATTAAGTATTTAGCCGTGTTCCGCAATAAGATATCATAATTGTTCCTTCAGccgcaaaataataataaaaagaaatacgtCGACGGAATGAAATGGCGGGGAATAAAAGGTcgaccttttctttttttttcttttttacagtaAGGGCAGTAAAAATGCTTTCATCGACCTTCGAGGATTCACTTTCATCTTCAATTTAAACGCTACAGTTGgttataaaactgtttcttcgatagaaaaatgtttctatagaaaaatttctttataaggAAAATTCTGTTTGCGagacatatattatttattgttctgATTATATTGCCTCTTTCTTTCCAAGAACTTCAAGCTGTAAAAATGACAAAAGCACTGGTGTATTCGTACGTATTAGCGTCGATACGTTTCTGAGTCAACGAGAcgtaataacttttattaacgttatttttatcgacttttaaAGTTTTCAAAGCGGAATATTGCAATCATGCTGCAAGATTAATCGAAACAAGTATTGATTCCCAtttatcgtaaaattttattatgaaacaaTCTCacagtattttatatgattataatgTACATTGACTCCTCTCTATCTTCAACAGAATACgcaattgtaaaattttgttcgcGGTCCTCATAAATTAGTTAAACGAGAAGCTTCGAtagattttcttatttaaatgataCCTGCAAGTAAAAAGCGCAAAAGGAAGAGCAAACGTGAATTATTCGACGCATCCTTAAATTATTGCTATTTTTACCACTTTTAATatgtttcttaaattttaaaatttaaattatcaaggtcttcgaataatttaaaatttccataaaaattgcgttaaatagatttttttctattacacGCTTTATTGTTAGATATCTATTGTTTCTCGGTACAAATCGTTAGCTCGCACAACAAATATTTACACTTAAGCATCCACCTATGTATGCCTACAGACAGTTTCATTAATCTGACATCTGATACGTGCACAATTTACAATAACAACGCGATAGCAGCGAACGGCAGAAGGAAGAGATATTCGTCCGTATATTTTTCGATGTTATCGACAATATCGTAGattcttcgattttttttttttttttttttttgttacgggGAGGGAATAATAATAATGCCCATGCGCTTTTCGACGCATCTGGGCGTAAAAACAAAACGCGTGAACAAATAAATTCTCACGCatcgtttttaaaataatatattcttttcgaTTTTCGATAGAATATTTGTCTCGTTAAATAATGTGAAATACTAAATAGAAACTATGATACAGAAAATATAGTAAATTACAATCAAAGTATCCAGATGagagcaataaaatttataaacgagCACTCTTCTTAATACGGAAATGTATCGTCAACTTTCACTCTCTTCAATAGCTGGATCTTCGTGTGTTTCAGTAAGCAAGCTGTTTTCGACGGAAAAAAAGCGATTAGGGGCGGCATACCGTTCGTCTTTCGTAAGTATAATAGATGAAGCGATATAACATATTCATGATTacatgaaaaagaaaagaaaatttgaacaaaatttaacGCAGAGGCATAATCTTAAGCGCGCGAATTTGAATTGGtgcacggaaaaaaaattaattctgttaaaaaaaattattactctatttttttttagcaagtAACAAGTTtcttaacaaagaatattttcctgATAATTGGTTTAAAATATACTTGTCGCTAATTTTAGAAAGAACTCATCgttattttaaaacaagaattaataCTTTTTCGTAGAATATTAATTGAATCGCAGAAAAATCAGAATATCAAATCGAATTTAACTTAGTagtcttaattaaaatattaaatcgctaggattcaaaatatattttaaatgagtttGATGCTTATGATGAACTCATTGCTCGTTTCAAGTAACGATATTGAGTgcattttaaaactattatcaagaaaatttttcgtGAAGgtaacgattaatttaaaagaagaaagtccTAAATTGGGTAATCGCTTTTCTCAGCACgataaatttcgatatttttctaCGTATAAAAAGAGCCAATATTCGAGGACCGTGAAAATTTGACTGAAAAtccaattaaaaatctaaaaacagCATCGTTATTTGCACGATTGAACCGATACGAAGCGCATATCCCCGCAGCACAATTCGGATCATGGACGTTCGGGCCACCCCACGGCTTCGCCAGGATCATTCGTTGGAACGTGGATAAGTCGCCGGAGCGAATGCCCAGCGGGGACATCGAGGCGATATTCTCGCTAATAGACAGCGAATTCACGCGATCGCTGTGGAACTCACAGTTCAGGGTAACATACAGGCTAATACTGCGCGAGAAGGAGCTGCATTTCAATATCGGCGTGTACAACCCTAGCAGAGAAGACACCTTCAGCTTTAATCTGCTCCTACACACGTATTTCAAGGTACCCGATGTCAGGAGATGCCAAATCACAGGACTGCACGGGTGCACGTTCGTCGACAAGGTAGCGAGAGCCTGTTCTGCTaagttttattacatataaacctgcaattaaaatgtaaatcaaTCGAAAGATTTCACTGGAGGAAACTCCTGAGCTGAAAGACTcaggggaggggagggagagaaTCGCTTATTTTCAATCAATCAACTAACTCTAGTTATCAATGATTCGGTATTACCGGTCGAACGACAGTCGATCTTAACAGTCGCGTAAAAATATCGACGAGTCATTAAATTGTTAGCCTGGAGCGGCGTGTACGGGACGTGTGTCGAAGCAATTATCGCAGCCACTCGTAAATTGTGTTTCATTCACCCGCACAGACTAGGGACAACCAAATCTTCCAAGAGGGCCGCGACGTCGTGACGGTGTGCGAATGGACCGACCGGATCTACCAGAACACGCAGCCGGAGCATATCATCACGAACGTCGTTTCCGGTAGGAAGATGCGCGTGCAGAAGTACAACTTTCCCGACACGGTCGTTTGGAATCCCTGGCAGGAGAAAGCGCGCGACATCCCGGACTTCGGCGACGACGAATTTCCCAATATGATATGCGTCGAGAGCGGCCACGTCAGTAGTCCGGTTATACTATTGCCAGGAACGGCCTTTGAGGCGAGCCAGATATTACAGGTACACGCGTGCTCTCGTATCCCGTTCGCCGATCATTCGCCCGCGCCGCTGGTAACGCGAAATCGTATCTGTCGGCGCAATTAACGGTAACCGAAGACGTACCGTCGTAATATGAATCAAGTCTATATACGTGCGCATAGATTGAGAATTCCAACTATTATTAATACCACGGCTGAATCTCTCGATTTTCGTGACCATGTTTAACGCGCGAATGTCGTATCGATCTTATATTGGTCATTTGATATTCTACAACATTTTTTGCATTGATATTCTAGCGTttgtaataattcaataattcaaCTTACGAATGCATTTTATCGATTGTTCGAACGTGAACGTCAGGCGCGCTCGCAATTAATTGCATGAAACCAGACTCTCACCGTAATTCGAGTTGTCATACTCTTATTTGAAATCTTACGCTATTACCCGTAATTACAATCGTTCGTGAAACCACTAGTTACGCCGTATTCCATACGGAATACCTGCGAATAGAGAATGACCGAATAATTGAGCTAAGATCTTTTTTACTCTTTACTcctgtgtgcgcgtgtgtgcgtaaATCACACCACTCGTTTGCAATCTAAAGGCTTCTCGCTTTTTATGATTTCAATTAATGaggcaaatattaaaatcttttgcgGAAAGGAGCAAACATGTTCccatagaaattattaaattgctggTTAAAACTATTATTACTGCTGTGGTTAtcaatgatatattattaaatgcttCACATTGCATAACTTTTTAGCATTAAAATTCACATTTGCAGGCAGGTAAAATTGCAAGTTTCTTTTAGAACGTTTTATGCAATCGGATGGCGACGTAACGCTATATTAATTCTGCATAAAGTATTAATAGCGGAATACGATTCGAGTTGCAAATgtcataatatttattcatcacTGTGATAAAGATCTTTGcaaattagaatttttctcaTGTTTGCGTACACGTGTATTCGAGTCATTGAAAAGTGTAACTCGAGATACGCGAGCAGAGGTCGAAAGCGTTGAAAATGAAGAAGGATAGTCTAAGGTCTAGGATAGTCGAATGTGCAGTAGAGTGTGTGTTGAATTTGATATTACAGCGTTCATGAATTGTGTTTTCCAGGTGATGTGAGTAGAGAGTGGACCGACGTCGCACGTCAATGCCGGAGGCGGTACCAATTCACTGCTTCCGACGTCTTCAGCATCGTCCGCGGTCTGGCCAACTGGTACAGGGTGGCTTTACATGCCGCCTCCGCCGCCACCTCCGCCACCCCCGCCGCCACCTCCGCCGCCCCCGCCGACGCATCCATCGCATCTACACTCGCATTGCATTGCCCAGACTTGCACGATATGTTCTCTGAATCTTTAGGAATCTTTAGACATGAGGTCAAGTTCCGCAAATTGTGCGAGCTCTCAGAATCTCTTCGCTTTCCGCTTCTCCGCAATCAGCCGCAGTTTCCACGAAGAATCCACGAAGGACCTCATGGGTGGAGAACCTCATGGGTGGAgaatgtatctttttttgtcGAGTCTGTCGAGGAAGAAGATATATGTAGTGATGTTATATGTAGTAAAAGGCAAGTAATTTAGTTAATTTCGTCGAAGAATCTGTTTTCCTTTATTCCGCTTATTTTTATCTCTACGCTTCGTCCGTGCTTTACGATAGGAATCATGAGAAACTAAGATAATCCAAAACGGCCAATCGAATACGCGAACGTGAGGGATCAATCGATCTATCTCTCTTTGTTTTTCACCGTCCAAATAACAATCCGATGCATAGGATTTATAAATGAGTCAATTACATTGTCCGAAGACAAGATTGTTATCTcgtttgcaatatttatttttcttttatcaaagaTATGAAAAAATTGCTAGGAAGTACTCGCAATAAGTATTACGCATAAGTGGACGAGACTAAGATTcccttattacatttttaaagaaCATTATCGTAAAAAAAAGACGAGCGAactaaaattcatttgatccgTCACAAACATGCATACATTCCATACACATATGAATGGAAAGCGAAACAAGTATATCTCCCATTCTTGACTCGTCACGTTTAGGTATTAGcggtatattatttatagatatagaTTGGCATTAGATTTGTAAgtgattttgttaaatttacgCGCGATAAAACTTTCCCTACAGAGTTTCTAAGTACTATGCTATACAATGACTCGTTTGTTTCGATAAACGACGATTCGATCTAGTTTGCTTGCTGCGAAATGTACATTTGAAATTAGTAAATAACAGAAAATGCACTTGAGACGTATCTTGTGTTACACgagctataataaaaatattctcgaaaaacttcatatatatatatatagataaatatatataatatacacactcacgttttaaaaatgtttaaaggcactatacttaatttttttctcaaaggcAAAAAGAGTCTAgcttaaatattgtatatctttACTTGTTTAAATTCATTACGTGTACAAACTCTTAGAGAATGACAAACTTTGAATGTTCGATTCCTTTAATGCAACTTTTTTAGTCTTGTGCTAAATTGTATggtttatgcaaattttaatagattttcaGAATCTCCatacgtataaaattaaaaagttaatgagATTTTTGAATACCTTTCCCCCTATGCATACTAAacggaaaataattataaagtacaaaacatttcttataatttaattaaataactaattataatGCGCGATAAAGGGATGCCACGGAAAATAATCGGATtagatttatatgaaatttatttaagaagaaaaattttttcttgcaattttataatattttaacgtaaGAGAGAGACGtacgattttatataatttttctaaacattacGAATAAACAACATGCTACATGTGCATGTGTTTGTTCagcttataatatataatttacctATGAACAATACAAATATGGTGCTATTGTTACAAATATAGTGTTGTAATGATAAGTCGCAACACAATACATACAAATACATCTATctacacacactcacacacacacacacacacacacacacacacacacacacacacacatacacactcacacacacacacacatacacacacacacgtatgtacatacatacgtacataaaCTAGATAAGCTCAATCAACATTTTTTCGTAATGCTGCAATTTTAACCGTAATCGTccttcaaaattttcaaaattgtcgTCCCTAAAATATCGTATACCGATTATATTTGTTCATATGCAAGAAGAAACGTTGCATCATCGAAATAGACATGtaagataatatttactgtaatGTTAtgatattatcataaaaattgcaTGTGTATACGGAGAACTTTGTAAAGACATTGACCATTTAACACGAAGAAGAAATAAGATTTTGCTGCCCATTTTTgacataattgtattattattaaggtATCATGAGAACTTGAGACACTATTCTGAAGCTCAGTTGAAACTCAATTTAAATGATGGCGAATTTAATgagttcattaaattttatatcgaggttaattgaatttttaataaaagcatcGAGCATTTTTTTAACTCAATTGTGAATTCGACAAAGATAAATGAGTACGCAGgaccatatattttaatataaattttttacttatgaaaaaaacaatttattattgtcttaaattcaattattatcaAGAGATAAATTGACTACATTGTAAAGTTAATTGTGTGGATGAAAAGAAATCGGCAAAAGATGCATCGCACATGtctctattttatataaatgtataatctATACCAACGCGCGTGTGCATA
The DNA window shown above is from Solenopsis invicta isolate M01_SB chromosome 10, UNIL_Sinv_3.0, whole genome shotgun sequence and carries:
- the LOC105207919 gene encoding glucose-6-phosphate 1-epimerase isoform X1, which translates into the protein MAAATSVVVLDRGNNTTCTINLHGATVVSWRVNNQEQLFVSKQAVFDGKKAIRGGIPFVFPQFGSWTFGPPHGFARIIRWNVDKSPERMPSGDIEAIFSLIDSEFTRSLWNSQFRVTYRLILREKELHFNIGVYNPSREDTFSFNLLLHTYFKVPDVRRCQITGLHGCTFVDKTRDNQIFQEGRDVVTVCEWTDRIYQNTQPEHIITNVVSGRKMRVQKYNFPDTVVWNPWQEKARDIPDFGDDEFPNMICVESGHVSSPVILLPGTAFEASQILQVM
- the LOC105207919 gene encoding glucose-6-phosphate 1-epimerase isoform X2 is translated as MRSERRRRPGGHRATAEQPSGSYNSAAARRDVGATVVSWRVNNQEQLFVSKQAVFDGKKAIRGGIPFVFPQFGSWTFGPPHGFARIIRWNVDKSPERMPSGDIEAIFSLIDSEFTRSLWNSQFRVTYRLILREKELHFNIGVYNPSREDTFSFNLLLHTYFKVPDVRRCQITGLHGCTFVDKTRDNQIFQEGRDVVTVCEWTDRIYQNTQPEHIITNVVSGRKMRVQKYNFPDTVVWNPWQEKARDIPDFGDDEFPNMICVESGHVSSPVILLPGTAFEASQILQVM